From Bicyclus anynana chromosome 18, ilBicAnyn1.1, whole genome shotgun sequence, a single genomic window includes:
- the LOC112045954 gene encoding uncharacterized protein LOC112045954 isoform X2: MGDAGEPLHNFVKAQLKQSIKNADVLSLIKRMADSVPDDAEGADIKQGLEGILTHYETLDDDEKEFFLGYVRKEIMSKLAAKVDDVPMDLSELESAITSAILWQFVLVAVVGVIILLILVFFGYKLYKSIKDKRVKLEEKKKLKQMKKKK, translated from the exons atgggCGACGCCGGCGAGCCTTTACACAACTTCGTCAAAGCACAACTGAAGCAGTCCATAAAGAATGCAGACGTGTTGTCACTCATCAAGAGAATGGCAGACTCTGTACCTGACGATGCAGAGGGCGCAGACATAAAGCAAGGCCTTGAGGGAATCCTCACCCATTACGAGACTCTGGATGACGATGAGAAGGAGTTCTTTCTGGGATACGTGAGGAAGGAGATCATGTCGAAGTTGGCGGCGAAGGTGGATGACGTGCCGATGGATTTGTCTGAATTGGAATCTGCTATCACCAGCGCCATATTGTGGCAATTCGTCTTAGTTGCTGTTGTGGGCGTgattatacttttaattttag taTTCTTCGGCTACAAACTGTACAAATCGATAAAAGACAAAAGGGTTAAACTCGAAGAGAAGAAGAAACTTAAAcaaatgaagaagaagaaataa
- the LOC112045954 gene encoding uncharacterized protein LOC112045954 isoform X1, protein MADIQNEVPIEDLINENYQPSRKEMLEFLETSDMDEEMKENLRNMLTGDLPQLFGGGGAYLAIGFVAIMFSIILFFGYKLYKSIKDKRVKLEEKKKLKQMKKKK, encoded by the exons ATGGCGGACATCCAAAACGAAGTCCCTATCGAGGATCTCATCAATGAGAACTACCAGCCCAGCAGGAAGGAGATGCTGGAGTTCCTGGAGACGTCGGATATGGATGAAGAGATGAAGGAGAATCTCAGGAATATGTTGACAGGAGATTTGCCGCAGCTGTTTGGTGGTGGTGGCGCGTACCTGGCGATTGGATTCGTTGCTATCATGTTTTCGATTATTT taTTCTTCGGCTACAAACTGTACAAATCGATAAAAGACAAAAGGGTTAAACTCGAAGAGAAGAAGAAACTTAAAcaaatgaagaagaagaaataa